The following are encoded together in the Candidatus Tumulicola sp. genome:
- the dusB gene encoding tRNA dihydrouridine synthase DusB codes for MFAPLKIGPIEVYPPVVLAPMSGVTNRTMRALYKPFGLGLTVTEFVSSNALKFGSRRTMEMIDQHGVERPVSTQLWGDDPETMARAARLVRECGADIVDINFGCPAPKVTKTNGGSACLRDPDRCEAIVRAVVDAVDCPVTVKMRLGWTERELVYVDVAKRAQAAGAQAITLHARTARQFYKGVADWEHIARLKRALDVPVIGNGDLNDAAVAVERMRESGVDGIMIGRAALGNPWLIAQIRDVMEGRPQRALPPAADRLRYCLVHYRAMVDEWGESRAVPQMRKHVALYLKGIPGAAALRERIMHLDRAADAVATIEAAIERLETVDVAA; via the coding sequence ATGTTCGCGCCGCTGAAGATCGGACCGATCGAAGTTTATCCCCCGGTCGTCCTGGCGCCGATGTCGGGCGTGACCAACCGCACGATGCGGGCGCTGTACAAACCCTTTGGACTCGGGCTAACCGTTACCGAGTTCGTCTCGTCCAACGCGCTGAAGTTCGGAAGCCGGCGCACGATGGAGATGATCGATCAGCACGGCGTCGAGCGACCGGTCTCGACCCAGCTGTGGGGCGACGATCCGGAAACGATGGCGCGAGCAGCTCGCTTGGTTCGCGAATGCGGCGCCGATATCGTCGACATCAATTTCGGCTGCCCGGCGCCAAAGGTGACAAAAACCAACGGCGGTTCGGCCTGCCTGCGCGATCCCGATCGCTGCGAAGCGATCGTGCGTGCGGTCGTGGACGCCGTCGACTGCCCCGTTACCGTAAAGATGCGCTTGGGCTGGACCGAGCGAGAACTCGTCTACGTCGACGTCGCCAAGCGCGCGCAGGCGGCCGGAGCGCAGGCGATTACGCTGCACGCTCGCACGGCACGTCAGTTTTACAAGGGTGTCGCCGATTGGGAGCACATCGCTCGACTCAAACGCGCGCTCGACGTTCCCGTGATCGGGAATGGCGACCTCAACGATGCCGCGGTGGCCGTCGAGCGCATGCGCGAAAGCGGTGTCGATGGTATCATGATCGGTCGCGCCGCGCTCGGTAATCCATGGCTGATAGCCCAAATTCGCGACGTGATGGAAGGCCGGCCGCAACGTGCGCTGCCGCCCGCGGCGGATCGATTACGCTATTGTTTGGTGCATTATCGAGCGATGGTCGACGAGTGGGGCGAATCGCGCGCCGTTCCGCAAATGCGTAAACACGTCGCGCTGTACCTCAAGGGTATACCCGGCGCTGCCGCGCTTCGCGAGCGCATCATGCATTTGGATCGCGCGGCCGATGCGGTCGCAACGATCGAAGCGGCGATCGAACGTCTCGAAACGGTCGACGTCGCAGCGTGA
- a CDS encoding aspartate aminotransferase family protein has protein sequence MNTETAAASGAELAAQTFSDYRDFVNPPLARVMKLSGSPVEVRASGSTIWDQNGKAYLDFAGGYGVFTLGHSHPRVLAAVREQMDRMSLSSKTMFNPVLGRAARRLAEIAPGDLQISFWCNSGTEAIEGAIKLARAATGRAKIVSTLDAFHGKTMGALSVSGRDTFREPFRPLLEGFVHVPYGRPEVLEAALHDAAAFVVEPVQGEGGINIPPDGYLRAVREACDATGALFIADEVQTGLGRCGYLFACERENVVPDVMTLAKGLSGGVIPVGAFIATPAAWNRAFAKAPLLHTSTFGGNELACAAALAAMDVLEDDNLVENARVRGKQLLDGAEAIRSEFPQVVAAVRGLGLMAGVELRHEGYGGWIIPEMLKAGVTAAWTLNLQRVIRLEPPLIVREDEVATALAALRAGVATAYEKLGQL, from the coding sequence GTGAATACCGAAACGGCCGCCGCGAGCGGCGCCGAGCTCGCGGCGCAAACGTTTAGCGACTATCGCGACTTCGTCAATCCACCGTTGGCGCGCGTCATGAAGCTGTCGGGTTCGCCGGTCGAAGTGCGTGCGAGCGGCAGCACCATTTGGGATCAAAACGGAAAAGCGTATCTCGATTTCGCCGGTGGATACGGCGTGTTTACGCTGGGACATTCGCATCCGCGCGTGCTGGCCGCGGTGCGCGAGCAGATGGATCGGATGTCGCTGTCGAGCAAGACGATGTTCAACCCCGTGCTCGGACGAGCGGCCCGCCGTTTGGCCGAAATCGCTCCCGGCGATCTGCAAATTTCGTTTTGGTGTAACAGCGGAACCGAAGCGATCGAAGGCGCGATCAAACTCGCACGCGCCGCCACCGGCCGCGCGAAAATCGTCAGCACGCTCGACGCGTTTCACGGCAAGACGATGGGCGCTCTTTCCGTCAGCGGACGCGACACGTTCCGCGAACCGTTCCGTCCCCTGCTCGAAGGATTCGTACACGTACCGTACGGACGCCCGGAGGTACTCGAAGCCGCATTGCACGACGCGGCGGCGTTCGTGGTCGAGCCGGTGCAAGGCGAAGGCGGAATCAACATACCGCCGGACGGTTATCTGCGCGCCGTTCGCGAGGCCTGCGACGCCACCGGTGCGTTGTTTATCGCCGACGAAGTGCAAACCGGACTCGGCCGCTGCGGCTATCTCTTCGCGTGCGAACGCGAAAACGTCGTTCCCGACGTGATGACGCTGGCCAAAGGTCTATCCGGCGGGGTCATTCCGGTGGGCGCGTTCATCGCGACGCCGGCTGCTTGGAATCGCGCCTTCGCGAAGGCGCCGTTGTTGCATACATCGACCTTTGGCGGCAACGAATTGGCATGCGCCGCCGCTCTGGCCGCAATGGACGTGTTGGAAGACGACAATTTGGTCGAAAATGCCCGCGTACGGGGTAAACAGTTGCTCGATGGTGCCGAAGCGATACGCAGCGAGTTTCCACAGGTGGTTGCAGCGGTGCGCGGTCTCGGATTGATGGCCGGCGTCGAGTTACGGCACGAAGGTTACGGCGGCTGGATCATTCCCGAAATGTTGAAAGCCGGCGTAACGGCGGCGTGGACGCTCAACCTGCAACGAGTCATTCGTCTCGAACCGCCGTTGATCGTGCGGGAAGACGAGGTCGCAACGGCGTTGGCG